One Candidatus Binataceae bacterium genomic region harbors:
- a CDS encoding ABC transporter permease, which yields MNNLSLRVGAVLVAALLLTAMLGPYLGGDPIAIDLKAVLAGPSLAHPLGCDALGRDLLARTLWGARISLGIAAVIVVLSLVIGSLVGGCAALAGGMLDEALMRGVDILLAFPGILLAIALAAILGPGMLDLVIALGAMGWTGYARLVRGEILSLKEREYVQAARGLGASPTRLLLRHLLPAVAAPVTVQASFGFAGLIVAEAALSFLGLGIPPPQPTWGGMLDEGRAFLLIAPHLTTVPGVAIGISVLGFNFLGDGLAQKFGRQH from the coding sequence ATGAACAATCTATCCTTGCGCGTGGGCGCGGTGCTGGTGGCGGCGTTGCTGCTGACGGCGATGCTGGGCCCCTACCTGGGCGGCGATCCAATCGCGATCGATCTCAAGGCGGTGCTGGCGGGACCCAGCTTGGCCCATCCTTTGGGATGCGACGCGCTGGGACGCGATTTGCTCGCGCGCACCCTGTGGGGCGCGCGCATCTCGCTGGGCATCGCCGCCGTAATAGTGGTGTTGTCGCTGGTTATCGGCAGCTTGGTGGGCGGATGCGCGGCGTTGGCGGGGGGAATGCTGGACGAAGCCCTGATGCGAGGGGTGGATATCCTGCTGGCCTTTCCGGGCATCCTGTTGGCGATCGCGTTGGCGGCGATTTTGGGCCCCGGCATGCTCGATCTGGTGATCGCCTTGGGCGCGATGGGGTGGACCGGCTATGCCCGGCTAGTGCGCGGCGAAATTCTTTCGCTCAAAGAGCGCGAGTATGTACAAGCCGCACGCGGCCTGGGCGCTTCGCCCACCCGCCTCCTGCTACGCCATCTACTGCCCGCCGTGGCGGCGCCGGTCACCGTTCAGGCCAGCTTCGGTTTCGCCGGATTGATCGTGGCCGAGGCGGCGCTGTCCTTCCTGGGGCTGGGAATTCCGCCGCCGCAGCCGACCTGGGGCGGGATGCTCGATGAAGGGCGGGCGTTTTTGCTGATCGCGCCCCATCTGACTACCGTGCCCGGCGTGGCGATTGGGATCTCGGTGTTGGGCTTTAATTTTCTGGGCGACGGCTTGGCGCAAAAATTCGGCCGCCAGCATTGA